From the Purpureocillium takamizusanense chromosome 6, complete sequence genome, one window contains:
- a CDS encoding uncharacterized protein (EggNog:ENOG503P6X1~COG:K) has protein sequence MSSKKRSASFVINSDDGDAVEAPKASKKNKNAVSANAPDGRDDEGNPFWELSSKRRVGISQFKNMCLVNIREYYEKDSKMLPGKKGISLSIEQYTALLKAAPAINEVLRTMGQDVAGLDGAVVADTVKPKKEKSKRSKANIEATSDEED, from the exons ATGTCGTCCAAGAAGCGCAGCGCGAGTTTCGTCATCAACtcggacgatggcgacgccgtcgaggcgcccAAGGCCagcaagaagaacaagaatGCCGTGTCGGCCAACGCGCCTGACGGCCGGGACGACGAAGGAAACCCCTTCTGGGAG ctctcGAGCAAGCGCCGGGTCGGCATTTCGCAGTTCAAGAACATGTGTCTGGTTAACATCCGCGAATACTACGAAAAAGACAGCAAGATGCTGCCCGGAAAGAAG GGAATCTCCCTCTCGATCGAACAGTACACGGCATTGCTCAAGGCAGCTCCCGCTATCAACGAGGTCTTGCGAACAATGGGCCAAGATGTCGCCGGTCTCGACGGTGCGGTTGTCGCGGATACCGTGAAGCCGAAGAAGGAAAAGTCCAAGAGGTCCAAGGCCAACATCGAGGCGaccagcgacgaggaggactaG
- a CDS encoding uncharacterized protein (COG:U~TransMembrane:3 (i60-80o86-107i222-246o)~EggNog:ENOG503NYKQ), with amino-acid sequence MASTNPDDDAQFQGSRPPSPTSPRATTLNTPATQPRDDETSLPSADESRPTQARDLATKALGFISTATPSTLAGIAVAFSGITYAILGRVGLLIIGAVGGVVAFVSLEARNPDIARAVRGEKGPEVLDRIWLDLQRARPQQEKDAGDEGNDDDVLKAFEDFRPETRETLGGLVDAVIRDYVKWWYSPIVPSDHAFPLACRKTLNSYLLAISNRMSRKRPADAFLDLLTNCSSIIIVLMSELAAAFADLPPETNMTAADAVYNYLASNPDSRLANLLNQRQQAAKFKMVAEDLLGFLDEGSQKCDPARVFLREILANSVLETTLQTCSKAEWINGWIVYLLEAGEPDLNQAIDVGMQTGRDAVNNVFVDMDGNVGNVGIAKPGRPSAETDRNRRKESLGHRKKLSKADEKLEVAMDEMKRMNNMIAHDNSARKGSVSQESPTRQHRSKEPAGGVPEPHTKEATVTEVSPTSGQFGKAPRRTSSDGSSSKDEVENTPVTPRSTMGSSSHNSSPQRSSGQQFTSFDQIVPEAQGDSAEDDPPKKAPLTLHNATFTLHDDATGDASKIRNKPNWDYLIQVEPSSTAYPGWMIVRRYSDFVTLHEILRRIAQISGATAFTELHKELPSWKIHTRESLRGELERYLRDACWYASLAESEGMKRFLEKSQGHTHGNSKSFGWETVGKNMLDVLTTAPKGAVEGGKTFVGNVSGVFGNLPGLNRRSTNQSVDLGLTPSSSRLSISGPSPVASGRSPARSERASLDSQRSSVISTQPGKVPPMERHMSFQSLADADGERVGRPERMESGSASASARPSREHSRASSLAALRSPSTVSLDFIKLPPPPDEMTSDYEASVNGEESPGKAGDGAATTHQAPRHSMQGAGNAAPATSTPSTAGPKKSVATKAARQYSQMSEGETRVAVELLFAVINEMYTLSSAWNIRRTLLTAAKSFLLRPGNPSLLTVQSLIQTSVLDANTSDAGIAASLRKLRENTMPTDQERAGWPAELTADEREKLAVRARKLLIQSGVPAALMGVMGQAATGEALGRVFDCLQIEEVARGLIFGLMLQAARIVTH; translated from the coding sequence ATGGCGTCCACCAACCCGGATGATGACGCGCAATTCCAGGGCAGtcggcccccgtcgccaacctcgcctcgagcgacgacgctgaATACTCCGGCGACTCAGCCTCGCGACGATGAAACGAGCCTCCCGTCCGCGGACGAGTCGCGCCCGACCCAAGCACGCGACCTAGCCACCAAGGCCCTTGGCTTCATCTCGACCGCGACACCCTCGaccctcgccggcatcgccgtggccTTTTCGGGCATCACCTACGCCATCCTCGGTAGAGTGGGCCTCCTGATTAtcggagccgtcggcggcgttgtcgcgTTCGTCTCGCTCGAAGCCAGGAACCCGGATATTGCGCGCGCCGTTCGCGGTGAGAAGGGCCCTGAGGTACTAGACAGAATTTGGCTCGACCTCCAGCGGGCCAGGCCTCAGCAAGAAAAGGATGCCGGGGATGAGGgcaacgacgatgatgtgCTCAAGGCGTTTGAAGACTTCCGACCTGAGACACGGGAGACCCTAGGAGGGCTGGTCGACGCCGTGATCCGGGACTATGTCAAGTGGTGGTACAGCCCTATCGTCCCATCGGACCATGCCTTCCCCCTTGCGTGTCGAAAGACTCTCAACTCATACCTCCTGGCTATATCGAATCGAATGTCGAGAAAacggcccgccgacgccttccTGGACCTTCTCACCAACTGCtcgtccatcatcatcgtcctcatGTccgagctcgcggcggctTTTGCAGACTTGCCGCCAGAGACCAATATGACAGCGGCAGACGCTGTGTATAATTACTTGGCATCCAACCCAGATTCTCGTCTGGCCAACTTGCTGAatcagcggcagcaggccgcAAAGTTCAAGATGGTCGCCGAGGACTTGCTTGGGTTTTTGGATGAGGGCTCGCAAAAGTGTGATCCTGCTCGCGTCTTTCTCCGGGAGATTTTGGCCAACTCGGTCCTCGAGACCACCCTCCAAACGTGCAGCAAAGCGGAGTGGATTAACGGATGGATCGTATATCTGCTCGAAGCCGGAGAGCCGGATCTGAACCAAGCCATTGATGTTGGCATGCAGACCGGCCGCGATGCTGTTAACAACGTTTTTGTGGATATGGATGGAAACGTCGGCAACGTAGGGATCGCGAAGCCCGGGCGTCCAAGCGCCGAAACGGATCGCAATCGCCGGAAAGAATCTCTTGGCCACAGGAAAAAACTcagcaaggccgacgagaagctcgaggtggCAATGGATGAAATGAAACGAATGAATAACATGATTGCACACGACAACTCGGCGAGAAAAGGGTCCGTCTCACAAGAGTCCCCAACACGGCAGCATCGCAGCAAGGAGCCGGCCGGTGGCGTGCCGGAACCGCATACGAAGGAGGCGACTGTGACTGAGGTGTCACCGACCTCTGGCCAGTTTGGCAAGGCTCCTCGGCGTACATCGTCGGACGGGTCATCGTCCAAGGACGAAGTGGAAAACACGCCCGTCACGCCTCGATCGACGATGGGTTCTTCGAGTCATAACTCGTCGCCCCAGCGATCAAGTGGTCAGCAGTTTACCAGCTTCGATCAAATCGTTCCTGAGGCGCAGGGCGACAGCGCCGAAGACGACCCGCCGAAGAAGGCGCCGTTGACGCTGCACAATGCTACATTTACTCttcacgacgacgccacggGAGACGCGAGCAAGATTCGGAACAAACCGAACTGGGACTATCTCATCCAAGTAGAACCGTCGTCTACGGCGTACCCTGGGTGGATGATTGTACGGAGATACTCTGACTTTGTAACCCTGCACGAGATTCTACGGCGGATCGCTCAAATCTCTGGCGCCACGGCTTTCACCGAGCTGCACAAAGAGCTACCGAGCTGGAAGATACACACACGCGAATCTCTCCGCGGGGAGCTGGAGAGATACTTGCGAGACGCATGTTGGTATGCGTCGCTCGCGGAAAGCGAAGGGATGAAGCGGTTCTTGGAAAAGTCCCAAGGCCACACGCATGGCAACTCGAAGTCGTTTGGCTGGGAGACGGTAGGCAAGAACATGCTCGACGTGCTCACCACGGCGCCCAAGGGGGCCGTggagggcggcaagacgtTTGTCGGCAACGTGAGCGGTGTCTTTGGCAACCTGCCAGGGCTGAATAGGAGGTCGACGAACCAGTCGGTGGACCTGGGCCTAACGCCAAGCTCCAGCCGCCTCTCCATCTCAGGCCCATCACCAGTGGCCAGCGGAAGATCGCCAGCGCGGTCGGAGCGCGCCAGCTTGGACAGTCAACGGTCTTCGGTCATCTCGACGCAGCCCGGCAAGGTGCCGCCGATGGAAAGGCACATGAGCTTCCAATCCCTGGCAGACGCGGACGGGGAGAGGGTCGGGCGACCGGAGCGGATGGAGTCGGGGTCAGCGTCTGCCAGTGCTCGACCTAGCAGGGAGCACAGCCGGGCGTCGAGCCTTGCCGCGCttcgctcgccctcgactgTCAGCCTCGACTTTATcaagctgccgccaccgccggacGAGATGACCTCGGATTACGAGGCATCTGTCAATGGCGAGGAGTCACCGGGCAAGGCaggagacggcgcggcgacgacgcaccaGGCCCCCCGCCACAGTATGCAAGGCGCAGGGAAtgcggcgccagcgacgtCAACACCATCAACGGCCGGGCCCAAAAAGAGCGTCGCGACCAAAGCGGCCAGGCAGTACTCGCAAATGTCGGAGGGCGAGACGCGGGTGGCAGTGGAGCTGCTAttcgccgtcatcaacgaGATGTACACGCTCTCTTCGGCGTGGAACATTCGGCGGACGCTGCTGACGGCAGCCAAGTCGTTCCTGCTGCGGCCTGGCAACCCGTCCCTGCTGACGGTGCAGTCGCTGATCCAGACGTCGGTATTGGACGCCAACACGTCGGACGCGGGGATCGCGGCATCGCTGCGCAAGCTGCGGGAGAACACGATGCCCACGGATCAGGAGCGTGCCGGGTGGCCGGCGGAGCTAACGGCCGACGAAAGGGAGAAGCTGGCGGTCCGGGCGCGCAAGCTGCTTATCCAGAGCGgagtgccggcggcgctgatggGGGTGATGggccaggcggcgacgggcgaggcccTGGGCCGGGTGTTTGACTGCCTGCAGATCGAGGAGGTGGCGAGGGGTCTGATCTTTGGGCTAatgctgcaggcggcgcggatTGTGACGCATTGA